The Fibrobacter sp. UWR2 genome contains a region encoding:
- the thiF gene encoding thiamine biosynthesis protein ThiF, with protein sequence MPVETQMREPSREEMLAALEKRQGADAVRKLQAATVAVCGLGGLGSNIAISLARAGVGKLVLIDFDCVDVTNLHRQQYKACQVGLPKPEALLSNLKEIAPYTEYETHFEKVTEENVSTLLARADVICEAFDVAEAKAMLVNAVLETMPDKYLVAASGMAGYDSGNSITARKVTKRFYVCGDGKSDVNAGIGLIAPRVMLCAAHQALTAIRLILGLE encoded by the coding sequence ATGCCTGTCGAAACACAGATGCGAGAGCCTTCCCGCGAAGAAATGCTTGCCGCGCTCGAAAAGCGCCAGGGGGCCGATGCCGTGCGCAAGTTGCAGGCGGCGACGGTCGCTGTCTGTGGTCTTGGCGGACTCGGTTCCAATATTGCGATATCCTTGGCTCGGGCCGGTGTCGGCAAACTCGTTCTTATCGATTTTGACTGCGTCGACGTGACGAACCTTCATCGCCAGCAGTACAAGGCATGCCAGGTGGGCCTCCCGAAGCCCGAGGCGCTTCTCTCGAACCTGAAAGAGATTGCTCCTTACACAGAATACGAGACGCATTTCGAGAAAGTGACTGAGGAGAATGTGTCGACGTTGCTAGCCAGGGCAGACGTGATTTGCGAGGCGTTTGACGTTGCCGAAGCGAAGGCGATGCTCGTGAACGCGGTGCTTGAGACGATGCCAGATAAATACCTAGTTGCGGCTTCCGGAATGGCTGGCTACGATAGCGGTAATTCGATTACGGCCCGCAAGGTGACGAAGCGTTTTTATGTCTGCGGCGACGGCAAGAGCGACGTGAATGCGGGAATTGGCCTGATTGCCCCGCGCGTGATGCTTTGCGCCGCCCACCAGGCACTGACAGCTATCCGCCTGATCCTCGGGCTGGAATAA
- a CDS encoding type II secretion system protein has translation MLMQKQDNKKHGFTLIELMVVITVMGIISAVAVPNIFGMVEKSREKVDLLKLYYLREALNRALIEDESALFNSAFVKTGDKAQENLEKLKKALKSESGVQLFIVEVRPDLPTNVQGKHSSVTANSEMSSLVGNSGTWYNALKESGFNGVADILIARTNNDWKKDGETYYSVPYNNNSDYRTFPKEPMFISRELNKGKSSGLDGITSQGSGSKANKTNYRLTMSVQWSGRNEHSHSVEVALLPNGGKLSTANGEGSALLSEHGVCFSTYGDIGCKNYKY, from the coding sequence ATGCTTATGCAAAAGCAAGATAATAAAAAACATGGCTTTACCTTGATTGAGCTCATGGTCGTCATCACCGTCATGGGCATTATCTCCGCTGTCGCGGTTCCGAATATTTTCGGCATGGTTGAAAAATCAAGAGAAAAGGTAGACCTCCTCAAACTATACTACCTGAGAGAGGCGTTGAACAGAGCTCTGATTGAAGATGAAAGCGCTCTGTTCAATAGCGCATTTGTAAAGACCGGAGACAAGGCTCAAGAAAATCTCGAAAAACTGAAAAAAGCCCTGAAAAGTGAATCCGGCGTACAATTGTTCATTGTAGAAGTACGTCCGGATCTTCCCACCAATGTACAAGGAAAGCACTCCAGTGTCACAGCCAACTCGGAAATGAGTTCCTTGGTTGGGAATAGCGGAACATGGTACAATGCCCTAAAGGAATCCGGCTTTAATGGTGTTGCGGACATTCTTATTGCCAGAACCAATAATGATTGGAAAAAGGACGGAGAAACTTACTATTCCGTGCCCTATAACAACAACTCAGATTACCGGACCTTTCCCAAGGAACCGATGTTTATCAGCAGAGAGTTAAACAAGGGAAAGTCCTCTGGCTTAGACGGGATAACATCTCAAGGCTCGGGTAGCAAAGCGAATAAAACAAATTACCGCTTGACGATGAGCGTCCAGTGGAGCGGACGCAACGAGCACAGCCATTCCGTGGAAGTAGCCCTGCTTCCAAATGGTGGAAAGCTAAGCACCGCGAATGGAGAAGGTAGCGCTCTTCTCTCAGAGCACGGAGTCTGCTTCTCGACCTATGGCGATATCGGCTGCAAAAACTACAAATACTAG
- the thiH gene encoding 2-iminoacetate synthase ThiH, producing MESERKDNNYLFDSGNLSEGALAKKHRIETDPSARTNIMDYLPGMEIIQSDIADKVLSESENYDYSKYTGKDVKRALEHERCTLEDFKALLSPAAAPYLEQMAAKAKIETSKHFGNNVYFFTPLYIANYCENYCVYCGFNCYNHIKRMQLTMEQIEHEMKVIADSGMEEILILTGESRAKSSVEYIGEACKLARKYFRMVGVEVYPVNVDEYRYLHECGVDYVTVFQETYDKVRFEQLHLLGHKRVFPYRFDSQERALMAGMRGVAFSALLGLSDFRRDALASALHVYYLQKKYPHAEMSLSCPRLRPIINNDKIDPLDVHEKELCQVLCAYRIFLPFVGITVSSRESKEFRNGIVKIAATKVSAGVSTGIGDHESKYSGHDDGEGGDEQFEINDSRSFNDMYGDISGEGLQPVLNDYLYV from the coding sequence ATGGAAAGCGAAAGAAAAGACAATAACTACCTGTTCGATTCCGGGAACCTTTCGGAAGGCGCTCTCGCGAAGAAGCACCGCATAGAGACGGACCCGAGCGCCCGCACGAACATCATGGATTACCTGCCCGGCATGGAAATCATCCAGTCGGACATCGCCGACAAGGTCCTCTCCGAATCCGAGAATTACGATTACAGCAAGTATACCGGCAAGGACGTGAAGCGCGCCCTGGAACACGAACGCTGCACGCTCGAAGACTTCAAGGCGCTCCTTTCTCCGGCAGCCGCTCCGTACCTTGAGCAGATGGCCGCGAAGGCGAAAATCGAGACGAGCAAGCACTTCGGCAACAACGTCTATTTCTTCACGCCGCTTTACATCGCGAACTACTGCGAAAACTACTGCGTCTATTGCGGGTTCAACTGCTACAACCATATCAAGCGCATGCAGCTCACGATGGAGCAAATCGAGCACGAGATGAAGGTCATCGCCGACAGCGGCATGGAAGAAATCCTGATTCTCACCGGCGAAAGCCGCGCCAAAAGCAGCGTGGAATACATCGGTGAGGCCTGCAAGCTCGCACGCAAGTATTTCCGCATGGTGGGCGTGGAAGTCTACCCGGTCAACGTCGACGAATACCGCTACCTGCACGAATGCGGCGTGGATTACGTGACCGTCTTCCAGGAAACCTACGACAAGGTCCGTTTTGAACAACTTCACCTGCTCGGTCACAAGCGCGTATTCCCGTACCGCTTCGACTCGCAGGAACGCGCCTTGATGGCGGGCATGCGCGGGGTGGCGTTCTCCGCACTCCTCGGCCTCTCGGACTTCCGCCGCGACGCGCTCGCATCGGCACTGCACGTGTATTATCTGCAAAAGAAGTACCCGCATGCCGAAATGAGCTTAAGCTGCCCGCGCCTGCGCCCGATTATCAATAACGACAAGATTGACCCGCTCGACGTTCACGAGAAGGAACTCTGCCAGGTGCTCTGCGCCTACCGCATCTTCCTCCCGTTTGTGGGCATTACGGTTTCGAGTCGCGAAAGCAAGGAATTCCGCAACGGCATTGTGAAAATCGCTGCGACGAAGGTTTCTGCCGGCGTTTCGACGGGCATTGGCGACCACGAAAGCAAGTACAGCGGTCACGACGACGGGGAAGGCGGCGACGAGCAGTTCGAAATCAACGACTCCCGCAGTTTCAACGATATGTACGGCGACATCTCGGGCGAAGGTTTACAGCCCGTCCTGAACGATTACCTTTACGTGTAA
- a CDS encoding lamin tail domain-containing protein: MSPAFKKKAKALAVAMCALALCHCGSDDRENSPVGTADTKTASVALRLSHTAVPLTDSIVVDCYGADTLHMKLGAKETGFNLDLFPHDHWKFVAKLYANGSLMQKGEVETKLSAGEIANVSIPMHAVVGFIYVEIPLGFGNPTGITSGLLRLQSESDTFEYPMAIEGSTAVFTSDMLPLGVDYAFTLTLRDAAGNAIYSIEDSVHIDENTPVPELQINSLRAKISVSLQLSDGVEMVFPLELPAARRAPAEGDMVISEFLVNPVKSDSTAFDFVEIYNGSNDTLEITGCSIGKSTLPKESAIIESLVLPPREALVLGNDTNPNTPEEYRHTENMPTFLKSNGSTAASIVLHCDGEIMDSVYYGKVDSLHLSAAPLNNSSSTTRSSHLNIGAWDDRENPENWCLGTPTPGIATFCD; encoded by the coding sequence ATGAGTCCTGCATTCAAGAAAAAGGCAAAAGCACTTGCCGTCGCCATGTGCGCCCTCGCCCTATGCCACTGCGGAAGCGATGACCGCGAAAACTCCCCCGTCGGCACCGCCGATACAAAAACGGCAAGCGTCGCGCTGCGACTCAGCCACACGGCAGTCCCCCTCACCGACAGCATCGTTGTCGACTGCTATGGCGCGGATACGCTCCACATGAAGCTCGGGGCCAAGGAAACAGGGTTCAACCTGGACCTATTCCCGCACGACCACTGGAAATTCGTGGCGAAGCTGTATGCTAACGGATCGCTCATGCAAAAAGGCGAAGTCGAGACCAAGCTTTCGGCTGGCGAAATCGCGAACGTTTCCATTCCGATGCATGCGGTAGTCGGATTCATCTACGTAGAAATCCCCCTCGGGTTCGGCAACCCCACAGGAATCACATCAGGCTTGCTCAGGCTGCAATCCGAATCGGATACGTTCGAATACCCGATGGCCATCGAAGGCTCTACAGCCGTATTCACAAGCGACATGCTCCCACTCGGAGTGGACTATGCGTTTACGCTCACCCTGCGCGATGCCGCGGGTAACGCCATCTACAGCATCGAGGACAGCGTACACATCGACGAGAACACTCCCGTCCCGGAATTACAGATTAATTCGCTCCGTGCAAAAATCAGCGTGTCGCTACAGCTTTCCGATGGAGTGGAGATGGTATTCCCGCTGGAACTCCCCGCAGCACGCAGGGCGCCCGCAGAAGGCGACATGGTCATCAGCGAATTCCTCGTGAACCCGGTCAAGAGCGACTCCACTGCATTTGACTTCGTGGAAATCTACAACGGGAGCAACGACACGCTCGAAATTACGGGATGTTCCATCGGGAAAAGTACCCTCCCGAAGGAATCCGCAATCATCGAATCGCTCGTGCTGCCCCCGCGCGAGGCACTCGTACTCGGCAACGACACGAACCCGAACACGCCAGAGGAATACCGCCATACCGAAAATATGCCCACGTTCCTCAAGAGCAACGGTTCGACGGCAGCCTCCATCGTACTGCACTGCGACGGAGAAATCATGGATTCCGTCTATTACGGCAAGGTGGACTCGCTGCACCTGAGTGCCGCACCGCTAAACAACTCCAGTTCTACGACAAGGAGTTCGCACCTGAACATCGGCGCGTGGGACGACCGCGAAAATCCCGAGAACTGGTGTCTGGGCACACCTACACCGGGCATCGCGACCTTCTGCGACTAG
- the thiS gene encoding sulfur carrier protein ThiS — protein sequence MVTINGQSVEAAGKSVAQYLAEAGYNAVRIAVERNLEIVPKAKYAETVLADGDVVEVVNFVGGG from the coding sequence ATGGTAACTATCAACGGACAAAGTGTAGAGGCTGCGGGCAAGTCGGTTGCGCAGTACCTTGCCGAGGCGGGGTATAATGCTGTGCGTATCGCGGTAGAACGAAACTTGGAAATTGTGCCCAAGGCGAAGTATGCCGAGACGGTTCTTGCCGATGGCGATGTTGTCGAAGTTGTGAATTTCGTAGGTGGCGGGTGA
- a CDS encoding YicC/YloC family endoribonuclease — MSIISMTGFGKSESTLNGVSCVIEVRSVNSRFLEISSKIPKNFAYLENDLKAQIKDKLARGSVNMSITLGEGNLGNIPVCYNDVAVAKFVEITKAMQAKYGIAGDIKLEHVLAIPEVLQFTDANADNEAWEKHLKAELDKALDGVIAMREKEGANLAADLTKRVAHLEDVLAKIEVLDPQRIETWKVKFRERINALMKDSEIDDVRLLQEACIMADKLDIHEEITRFHSHNKLFLDALKKGGAQGKNLGFILQEMGREANTLGTKCQSAEIAALAIELKNEIECIREQSLNIA; from the coding sequence ATGTCGATTATTTCCATGACCGGATTCGGAAAGAGCGAATCCACCCTGAACGGAGTCAGTTGCGTTATCGAAGTCCGCAGCGTGAACAGCCGATTCCTCGAAATCTCGAGCAAGATTCCTAAAAACTTCGCCTATCTCGAAAACGACCTCAAGGCCCAAATCAAGGACAAGCTGGCCCGCGGCTCGGTGAACATGAGCATCACGCTCGGCGAAGGAAATCTCGGGAATATCCCCGTATGCTACAACGACGTGGCCGTCGCAAAATTCGTCGAAATCACGAAGGCCATGCAGGCCAAGTACGGCATTGCCGGCGACATCAAGCTAGAACACGTGCTCGCCATTCCCGAAGTATTGCAGTTTACCGACGCCAATGCCGACAACGAAGCCTGGGAAAAGCACCTGAAGGCAGAACTCGACAAGGCCTTGGACGGCGTCATCGCCATGCGTGAAAAGGAAGGTGCGAACCTCGCCGCCGACCTCACAAAGCGAGTCGCTCACCTTGAAGACGTGCTCGCGAAAATCGAAGTACTGGACCCGCAGCGCATCGAGACATGGAAAGTCAAGTTCCGTGAACGTATCAACGCGCTCATGAAGGATAGCGAAATCGACGACGTGCGCCTGCTGCAGGAAGCCTGCATCATGGCCGACAAGCTCGATATCCACGAAGAAATCACGCGGTTCCACAGCCACAACAAACTGTTCCTCGACGCGCTCAAGAAGGGCGGAGCCCAGGGCAAGAACCTCGGGTTTATCCTTCAGGAGATGGGCCGCGAGGCGAATACCCTCGGGACAAAATGCCAAAGCGCAGAGATTGCGGCACTCGCCATCGAACTCAAGAATGAGATCGAGTGCATTAGGGAGCAGTCGCTGAATATCGCATAA
- a CDS encoding thiazole synthase, translating to MDDKLVIGGHEFTSRFILGSGKYSLKLIEAAVRDAGAQIVTLAVRRANTKDHENILDYIPKGVTLLPNTSGARTAEEAVRIARLSRELGCGDFVKIEIMRDTKYLLPDNYETIKATETLAKEGFVVMPYMYPDLNVARDLANAGAAAVMPLAAPIGSNKGLSTREFIQILIDEIDLPIIVDAGIGKPSEACAAMEMGAAAIMANTALATAGDLPLMAQSFKLAIEAGRKAYLAGLGRVLTRGASASDPLTGFLRD from the coding sequence ATGGACGACAAACTTGTTATCGGTGGTCATGAATTTACTTCCCGCTTTATCCTGGGTTCTGGAAAGTATTCACTGAAATTGATTGAAGCCGCGGTGCGCGATGCGGGGGCACAGATTGTGACCCTGGCGGTGCGCCGGGCGAACACCAAGGACCACGAAAATATCTTGGATTACATTCCGAAGGGCGTGACGCTGTTGCCGAACACGTCCGGCGCCCGCACCGCCGAAGAGGCGGTCCGCATCGCGCGTCTTTCCCGCGAGCTCGGCTGCGGTGATTTCGTCAAGATCGAAATCATGCGCGACACGAAGTACCTTTTGCCCGATAACTACGAGACCATCAAGGCGACCGAAACCCTCGCGAAGGAGGGCTTCGTGGTGATGCCGTATATGTACCCGGACTTGAACGTGGCGCGCGACCTCGCTAACGCGGGTGCCGCAGCCGTGATGCCGCTTGCAGCCCCGATTGGCAGCAACAAGGGCCTTTCCACGCGCGAGTTCATCCAGATTCTGATTGACGAAATCGACCTGCCCATCATTGTGGATGCGGGTATCGGAAAGCCCTCCGAAGCTTGTGCCGCGATGGAAATGGGTGCTGCCGCCATCATGGCGAACACGGCGCTTGCCACTGCGGGCGACTTGCCGCTCATGGCGCAGAGTTTCAAACTTGCCATCGAGGCGGGTCGCAAGGCCTACCTCGCAGGCCTTGGGCGCGTTCTCACGCGCGGCGCTTCCGCGTCCGACCCGCTCACGGGTTTCCTCCGCGATTAA
- a CDS encoding peptide chain release factor-like protein has protein sequence MHRDTYLRMSLDQLLAACTQKAFQGSGPGGQHRNKTNTGVQLCLREYNLEIKSCEARSAKENKTHALHRMQMAIALNVRETPAGPEIPFPGSNGHIQPSNALFPLFVAHVFDIMATKAGDTKAAAAAFGLSPSALVKILRQDKACAEKLQNQRVAGGKSRLKL, from the coding sequence ATGCATCGCGATACCTACCTAAGAATGTCTTTGGACCAGTTGCTTGCCGCCTGCACGCAGAAAGCGTTTCAGGGAAGTGGCCCCGGCGGTCAACACCGCAACAAGACCAACACAGGCGTACAACTTTGCCTACGTGAATACAATTTAGAAATCAAATCGTGCGAAGCGAGAAGCGCGAAGGAAAACAAGACCCATGCGCTGCACCGCATGCAGATGGCAATCGCCCTGAATGTCCGCGAAACGCCCGCAGGCCCCGAAATACCCTTCCCCGGGAGCAACGGCCATATACAGCCCTCCAACGCGCTGTTTCCGCTGTTCGTCGCCCACGTTTTCGACATCATGGCAACAAAGGCCGGCGACACGAAGGCGGCTGCGGCCGCGTTCGGACTTTCGCCCAGCGCGCTCGTGAAAATCCTCCGGCAAGACAAGGCCTGCGCCGAGAAACTGCAGAACCAGAGAGTCGCCGGAGGAAAATCCCGGCTGAAACTCTAG
- a CDS encoding C25 family cysteine peptidase, with amino-acid sequence MVKFFLYIIAILLLSVSASASTVVEDSRSRFVLDDGVYDTSVYGCSDERGTEIPGNRFIPENSFVDDNSDVPFRLYRVAVPAGATPRVSLSVKKTKNLKGSPCKGAKLKSSPVHASSPYLRDGLWIVDIRVPLYEKSGASLRLRTQFRLTVDFAVTGSGVNPGKRALSRVVNGKGASSFGVSRNAYRKSLRRMGVSDISDVHFLAKFLVGDRNVATTSEDGLYAVDFKTIKNALLPYLRQSDLDGIPVEKLRLFGASPDTMSAKVPGPDVIVPAHLFEIPIEVRDHSKSRGSSSPDGTFNDGDSIVFVGYGSSFWKYADSLYFHSTSPYTFFQQFQLGWSETGKGLRFADKISYTSDGAKDIPLMRYVRAEQDVYLRDAYYGKPLDWDKTTGKEWFWIWHCRFDTTKVPSSDLMRDSPQVKDFPGFVDGGKTQLQATFVPYRSVWEASVERDNDQITDYEMSGMSLEERVAAIRFRFTLNGKEYSDESAVVGPDGGFVFDDVPLKGSENEYSLTILPNEKQYDRFDGYTVAYQWNPVVDSAEWYLPGKVSGKVRLPVPNGVSLMKFVDLVPVGILANSGKYAIDSVVAGEDVRYLAFREGVFRNGDGRNMLAVEGLPENHREVLSDISKISSKTEYLIISAPEFLDGAVELGKFRSEGDAVSKYATTVVNVEDIYRQYTGGSLSPVAIRNYIAYAYSVCPDLQYVLLLGSGHYDYRGVIAKLGKNFMPPFEWEDNVTEDFFAVLDSGELVRYGNYDLDVSVGRLPVSTESELYDYIEKAKDYEMVGRFDHSDWRKTILLAADDAKNGTVVDRTPHTKSQEKVAKAIDALVNELDFRWNQRKVYLLDYEEDAAGQKKQATEDFLNILNQGALMTTYFGHGSKTDWAAEGLLKPSYLSRLSNKGRYTILNSFSCTVGRFDQGDARSLSEEFLIAPFKGSIVSVGAARETFSTYNELFGRNFMFTLLRNDGISMGDAFRAAKNEASASYSRARFNNEHYVFIGEPVTKMLKADFNVSLDQKLDTLRALDKVKLSGSVSGMDNGFIELSLRESRNSKRLYIGIEGVEEDTLDVLYDGALIYSEKVPVVGGRYETEFVTPRKISFGDTAVELNAWAYSNDVRDIGRFRLGGIGIYGFSAYADSIHDSDPPSIKIQNCYSTGSEASFSDEETVKLQAPACLQVVVEDSTAIDFREQADEGISIEVEGVENPYHPYPFLEQSSKKAVFRKSFTLESYPEGHYVFHVRAMDVLGNVAVKTVNLDITEDMKAGLADVFNVPNPVGKKGTTFYFKNLAVDREPTVNIFIYNQHGRLVKVIKDAVSGVTHWDGKDNHGRKLANGLYHYVVRSEVPASGNFKAKTWTKKQKLLISR; translated from the coding sequence ATGGTGAAGTTCTTTTTATACATAATTGCGATACTCCTTTTGAGCGTGTCTGCCTCGGCATCGACGGTGGTGGAGGATTCCCGCTCGCGCTTTGTGCTCGATGACGGTGTGTACGATACGTCTGTCTACGGCTGTTCCGATGAACGCGGTACGGAAATTCCGGGCAACCGCTTCATTCCCGAAAATTCGTTCGTTGACGATAATAGTGATGTCCCGTTTCGCTTGTACCGTGTGGCTGTCCCCGCGGGTGCGACTCCGCGCGTTTCGCTTTCGGTAAAGAAGACTAAAAACCTGAAAGGGAGCCCCTGCAAGGGAGCCAAGCTGAAGTCCTCGCCGGTACATGCCTCGTCGCCGTATTTGCGCGATGGCCTGTGGATTGTCGATATCCGGGTGCCGCTATACGAAAAGTCGGGCGCTTCGCTTAGGCTCCGCACGCAGTTCCGCCTTACGGTCGACTTTGCCGTGACTGGTTCGGGAGTGAATCCTGGCAAGCGTGCCCTGTCACGCGTGGTAAACGGTAAGGGTGCTTCATCCTTCGGGGTCTCGCGCAATGCTTACCGCAAGTCGCTTCGCCGTATGGGTGTGTCGGATATCTCGGACGTGCATTTCCTCGCGAAGTTCCTTGTGGGCGACAGGAACGTGGCTACTACAAGCGAGGATGGCCTCTATGCGGTGGATTTCAAGACAATCAAGAATGCGCTCCTGCCGTACCTGAGGCAATCCGACCTGGATGGAATTCCCGTCGAGAAGTTGAGGCTTTTCGGTGCGTCTCCTGATACGATGTCTGCCAAGGTTCCTGGTCCTGACGTGATTGTTCCGGCCCACCTGTTCGAAATTCCTATCGAGGTGCGTGACCATTCCAAGAGTAGGGGTTCCTCAAGCCCGGATGGCACGTTCAATGACGGCGATTCCATCGTGTTTGTGGGTTACGGATCGTCATTCTGGAAATATGCGGATAGCCTCTACTTCCATTCCACATCGCCGTATACCTTTTTCCAGCAGTTCCAGCTAGGCTGGAGCGAGACTGGCAAGGGCTTGCGCTTTGCCGATAAGATATCGTACACCTCCGATGGCGCGAAGGATATCCCGCTTATGCGCTACGTGCGTGCCGAGCAGGATGTCTACTTGAGGGATGCCTATTACGGCAAGCCGCTGGACTGGGACAAGACGACGGGTAAGGAATGGTTCTGGATATGGCACTGTAGGTTCGATACGACGAAGGTCCCGTCTTCTGACCTTATGAGGGATTCCCCGCAGGTGAAGGATTTCCCGGGATTTGTTGATGGCGGTAAGACGCAATTGCAGGCCACGTTCGTTCCGTACCGTTCTGTCTGGGAAGCGAGTGTCGAACGCGATAACGACCAGATTACAGATTACGAGATGTCCGGTATGAGCCTGGAGGAGCGTGTCGCTGCAATCCGGTTCCGCTTTACGCTTAATGGCAAGGAGTATTCGGACGAGTCTGCGGTTGTGGGCCCCGATGGCGGGTTTGTGTTCGATGACGTGCCGCTCAAGGGCTCCGAAAACGAGTATTCCCTGACGATACTTCCCAACGAGAAGCAGTATGACCGCTTTGACGGCTACACCGTGGCCTATCAGTGGAATCCTGTGGTGGATTCTGCTGAATGGTATTTGCCCGGCAAGGTTTCGGGCAAGGTCCGCTTGCCGGTGCCTAATGGCGTGAGTCTCATGAAGTTCGTTGACCTTGTTCCCGTTGGAATCCTTGCGAATTCGGGAAAGTATGCCATAGATAGTGTTGTCGCCGGTGAGGATGTGCGCTATCTTGCCTTCAGGGAAGGCGTTTTCAGGAATGGCGATGGCCGCAACATGCTCGCGGTGGAGGGGCTGCCTGAAAATCATCGTGAAGTGCTTTCGGATATATCGAAAATCAGTTCTAAGACCGAATACCTGATAATCTCTGCTCCGGAATTTCTTGATGGTGCTGTCGAACTCGGTAAGTTCCGTTCGGAAGGGGATGCTGTTTCCAAGTATGCGACGACGGTGGTGAATGTCGAAGATATCTACAGGCAGTATACGGGCGGCTCGCTTTCGCCGGTAGCCATAAGGAACTATATCGCCTACGCCTATTCCGTTTGCCCCGATCTTCAGTACGTTCTCCTGCTTGGCTCCGGTCACTATGACTACCGCGGGGTTATTGCCAAACTGGGCAAGAATTTCATGCCTCCTTTTGAATGGGAAGATAACGTTACCGAGGATTTCTTCGCTGTGCTTGATTCGGGCGAACTGGTACGCTATGGGAACTATGACCTGGATGTGTCTGTCGGGCGCCTGCCGGTCTCTACGGAATCTGAACTCTACGATTATATCGAAAAGGCGAAGGATTACGAGATGGTCGGCCGCTTTGACCATTCGGACTGGCGAAAGACAATCCTGCTTGCGGCGGACGATGCGAAGAATGGAACGGTGGTGGACAGAACTCCGCATACGAAATCCCAGGAAAAGGTCGCGAAAGCGATTGACGCCTTGGTTAACGAGCTCGATTTCCGCTGGAACCAGAGAAAAGTGTACCTGCTGGATTATGAGGAAGATGCAGCCGGGCAGAAGAAACAGGCGACAGAGGACTTTTTGAATATTCTCAACCAGGGCGCCTTGATGACGACGTATTTCGGCCATGGCTCGAAAACGGACTGGGCGGCGGAAGGGCTCCTAAAGCCAAGCTACCTCTCTAGGCTATCGAACAAGGGTCGCTATACGATTCTCAATTCGTTCTCCTGTACGGTAGGCCGGTTCGACCAGGGAGATGCCAGGTCCCTGTCCGAGGAATTCCTGATTGCGCCCTTCAAGGGATCGATTGTCTCGGTCGGTGCCGCTCGAGAGACTTTCTCCACCTACAACGAACTGTTTGGACGGAACTTCATGTTCACGCTCCTGCGTAACGATGGCATATCGATGGGCGACGCCTTCCGTGCGGCAAAGAACGAAGCCTCGGCCTCCTATTCTAGGGCTCGCTTCAATAACGAGCACTACGTGTTCATCGGCGAGCCCGTCACCAAGATGCTCAAGGCTGATTTCAATGTGTCGCTGGACCAGAAACTTGATACGCTCAGGGCTCTCGACAAGGTGAAACTTTCCGGTTCTGTTTCGGGAATGGATAACGGCTTCATTGAACTTTCCTTGCGCGAGAGCCGCAATAGCAAGCGACTCTATATCGGGATTGAGGGTGTGGAAGAAGATACGCTCGATGTGTTGTACGACGGCGCCTTGATCTATTCCGAAAAGGTTCCCGTTGTTGGTGGACGTTATGAGACGGAATTCGTAACTCCGCGCAAGATATCGTTTGGCGATACCGCGGTGGAACTCAATGCGTGGGCCTATTCTAACGATGTCCGTGACATTGGCCGCTTCAGGCTTGGCGGTATCGGTATTTACGGCTTTTCCGCCTACGCCGACTCCATTCATGATTCCGATCCGCCCTCCATAAAGATCCAGAACTGCTATTCTACAGGGTCGGAAGCCTCGTTCTCTGATGAGGAGACGGTGAAACTGCAGGCTCCTGCATGCTTGCAGGTTGTTGTCGAGGATTCTACGGCCATCGATTTCCGCGAGCAGGCGGACGAGGGAATTTCCATAGAGGTCGAAGGGGTCGAGAATCCGTACCATCCGTATCCTTTCCTGGAGCAGTCATCCAAGAAGGCTGTATTCCGCAAGTCGTTTACGCTTGAAAGCTATCCGGAAGGCCATTATGTATTCCACGTACGGGCCATGGATGTGCTTGGAAATGTTGCTGTGAAGACTGTCAATCTGGACATTACCGAAGACATGAAGGCGGGCCTTGCCGATGTGTTCAACGTTCCCAATCCGGTGGGGAAGAAGGGCACTACGTTCTACTTCAAGAACCTTGCCGTGGACCGTGAGCCGACTGTGAATATCTTTATCTACAACCAGCATGGCCGCCTGGTGAAGGTCATCAAGGATGCCGTTTCGGGCGTGACGCACTGGGACGGCAAGGATAACCATGGTCGTAAATTGGCCAACGGACTGTATCATTATGTTGTTCGCAGTGAAGTCCCTGCTTCGGGTAACTTCAAGGCGAAGACGTGGACTAAAAAACAGAAATTGTTGATTTCGAGGTAA